One region of Syntrophobacter fumaroxidans MPOB genomic DNA includes:
- a CDS encoding succinate dehydrogenase/fumarate reductase iron-sulfur subunit produces MDVVLKISRFDPGMDTAPRFQRFVVGVEPNQTVLDALLCAWRQDIGLSFRRSCRSAICGSCAVRINGRPALACQTLMEKAVAEGEPVTIEPLPHFKLLKDLVVDLEPFFESLKAVVPWLILREDYGGRMSPEVARSLEHPATCILCGVCEADSETSETLHPAGLVKALRLARDPRDALGAHRIRLLQVPVEVLRLFVRELPDKCPKGIEITDDILRRGVT; encoded by the coding sequence ATGGACGTCGTGCTCAAGATATCCCGGTTCGATCCCGGCATGGACACCGCTCCCCGTTTCCAGCGTTTTGTGGTCGGCGTCGAGCCCAACCAGACGGTGCTTGACGCGCTGCTGTGCGCATGGCGGCAGGACATCGGCCTCTCGTTTCGCCGTTCCTGCCGAAGCGCCATTTGCGGGTCGTGTGCCGTGCGCATCAACGGGCGACCGGCACTGGCCTGCCAGACGCTGATGGAAAAGGCCGTCGCCGAGGGTGAGCCCGTGACCATAGAACCGCTTCCTCATTTCAAGCTCCTCAAAGACCTCGTGGTGGACCTGGAGCCGTTCTTCGAGTCGCTCAAGGCCGTCGTGCCGTGGCTCATCCTTCGGGAGGACTACGGCGGCCGCATGTCTCCCGAGGTCGCGCGGAGCCTGGAACATCCCGCGACATGCATTCTGTGCGGGGTGTGCGAGGCGGATTCCGAGACTTCGGAAACCCTTCACCCGGCAGGTCTCGTGAAGGCCTTGCGCCTGGCCCGGGACCCCAGGGACGCCCTCGGTGCGCATCGTATCCGGCTCCTGCAAGTGCCGGTCGAGGTCTTGAGGCTGTTCGTCAGGGAACTCCCCGACAAATGTCCGAAGGGAATCGAAATCACGGACGACATTCTGAGGCGCGGCGTTACGTAG
- the mnmA gene encoding tRNA 2-thiouridine(34) synthase MnmA, producing the protein MERSLRVAVAMSGGVDSLRAAILLKEQGNDVFGVHMRHVPPSRTGRWCAGAMIREKEAFLCELGLRFGFPIAVVDLRDAFESHVIEPFMEAYLLGQTPNPCIFCNPAVKFGFLMEKARALGAERFATGHYARVSPPGPTSRRFRLLRGSDLSKDQSYFLYGLSQDQLASTLFPLGSTRKRDVSAWAGQLGIASLFPGESQEICFVPAGKYHEFLTERLDTLHAPAEGPILDLEGRELGRHKGIFAYTIGQRRGLGIASSAPLYVVGLEPAANAVRVGRVGDLDRDRLEVGRVNWVSIPAPNVPVRCRVRIRNQHAPAAAVVTPVGERSASVRFEAPQRAVTPGQSAVFYDGDVVLGGGTISK; encoded by the coding sequence ATGGAACGATCATTGCGCGTTGCAGTTGCCATGAGCGGCGGGGTAGACAGCCTCCGGGCCGCGATTCTTCTCAAGGAACAGGGAAATGACGTTTTCGGCGTTCACATGAGACATGTGCCGCCGTCCAGGACGGGACGGTGGTGTGCCGGGGCGATGATCCGCGAGAAGGAAGCATTTCTTTGCGAACTGGGCCTGCGATTCGGGTTCCCCATCGCCGTCGTCGATTTGAGGGACGCGTTCGAATCCCATGTCATCGAACCCTTCATGGAGGCCTACCTTCTGGGACAAACCCCAAATCCCTGCATATTCTGCAATCCCGCCGTGAAGTTCGGTTTTCTTATGGAGAAGGCTCGCGCTCTGGGAGCGGAGCGCTTCGCCACCGGGCACTACGCGAGAGTGAGTCCGCCCGGTCCGACCTCCCGGAGATTTCGTCTGCTCCGAGGCTCCGATTTATCCAAGGACCAATCCTATTTTCTCTACGGTTTGAGCCAGGATCAACTGGCCTCGACCCTTTTTCCCCTTGGCTCCACCCGGAAACGCGACGTCTCCGCCTGGGCCGGGCAACTGGGAATTGCGTCGCTGTTCCCGGGCGAAAGCCAGGAAATCTGCTTCGTTCCCGCGGGAAAATATCATGAATTCCTGACAGAGCGCCTCGACACGCTCCATGCGCCGGCGGAAGGCCCCATTCTCGACCTGGAAGGCCGGGAACTGGGCCGGCACAAGGGAATTTTCGCCTACACGATCGGACAGCGACGCGGCCTGGGAATCGCCTCCTCGGCTCCCCTTTACGTGGTCGGCCTGGAACCCGCCGCCAATGCGGTCCGGGTCGGTCGGGTCGGCGATCTCGACCGGGATCGGCTGGAGGTCGGCCGCGTCAACTGGGTCTCCATCCCAGCTCCGAACGTGCCCGTCCGCTGCAGGGTACGCATCCGCAATCAACATGCGCCGGCCGCCGCGGTGGTGACTCCCGTCGGTGAGCGCTCGGCCTCCGTCCGCTTCGAAGCCCCGCAGCGGGCCGTGACACCCGGGCAGTCCGCCGTTTTCTACGACGGTGACGTCGTCCTCGGCGGAGGCACCATATCGAAATGA
- a CDS encoding NIL domain-containing protein → MYARMLVLRFPKDIVDKPIITYLVRDYNLTFNILKAQIYPRKEGMLVLELRGSKRDYDKGIKFLKQVGVVIEPVAQGIRRDDDRCYQCGACTAVCPTGALRIKRPEMAVLFESERCSACELCVKTCPARAMIVTFDKTLAL, encoded by the coding sequence ATGTATGCCAGAATGCTGGTCCTGCGGTTTCCCAAGGACATCGTGGACAAACCCATCATCACCTACCTGGTGCGTGACTATAACTTGACCTTCAATATTCTGAAGGCGCAGATATACCCCCGCAAGGAGGGCATGCTGGTGCTCGAACTGCGGGGAAGCAAACGGGACTACGACAAGGGAATCAAGTTCCTGAAGCAGGTCGGAGTCGTAATCGAACCGGTCGCGCAGGGAATCCGGCGCGATGACGACAGGTGCTACCAGTGCGGCGCCTGCACGGCGGTTTGTCCCACGGGCGCGCTTCGCATCAAGCGACCGGAGATGGCGGTGCTCTTCGAATCCGAACGGTGCAGCGCTTGTGAGCTCTGCGTGAAAACTTGCCCGGCCCGAGCCATGATCGTGACGTTCGACAAGACCCTGGCGCTATAG
- the mtaB gene encoding tRNA (N(6)-L-threonylcarbamoyladenosine(37)-C(2))-methylthiotransferase MtaB, with protein sequence MTSKKVAVETLGCKVNQYESSVMMESLMQANWQPVSFKGAADLYVVHSCAVTSSAAFQTRQLLRRARRLNPGALIAVVGCDAQLDHDRLAAGELATHILGTAEKFDIARWIEVPASFAAPCRAVKGVNDIPRLSAQAVSCMHTGRTRAYLKVQDGCNAYCSYCVVPYTRGRSRSLPADEVLSRLRRFVEVGYREVILTGIHLGQWGKDLTPTRDLAGLLDRIGDSDSPPRVRLSSLEPLEWSAGLLRRISTVPWICPHFHIPLQSGDDDVLAAMHRPYTALQYANLIRELRMLFPEAALGADVMVGFPGETQRRFLNTLHLVEELPLTYLHVFPFSPRPGTPAADMPGRIPGDETKKRARLLQDIGTRKRRQFSERFLGRSVEVLVESAAPRAGWLRGTTANYLQVLFPAGPPVLPGSIVRVQVVRSGDRELIAAAPAGG encoded by the coding sequence TTGACGTCGAAAAAAGTGGCCGTGGAGACTCTGGGCTGCAAAGTGAACCAGTACGAGTCTTCCGTAATGATGGAATCCTTGATGCAGGCGAACTGGCAGCCGGTTTCATTCAAAGGCGCGGCCGACCTCTACGTCGTCCACAGTTGCGCGGTGACTTCCAGTGCCGCGTTCCAGACGCGGCAACTGCTCCGCCGCGCACGGCGACTGAATCCCGGAGCATTGATCGCCGTGGTGGGTTGCGATGCGCAACTCGACCACGACCGGTTGGCGGCCGGAGAGTTGGCCACGCACATCCTGGGCACGGCGGAAAAGTTCGACATCGCGCGATGGATCGAGGTACCCGCAAGCTTTGCCGCGCCGTGTCGCGCCGTGAAGGGTGTGAACGACATCCCGCGTTTGAGCGCCCAGGCGGTTTCGTGCATGCACACCGGACGCACTCGTGCTTATCTGAAGGTTCAAGACGGCTGCAACGCGTACTGTTCCTATTGCGTGGTCCCGTACACGCGCGGCCGCAGCCGCAGCCTGCCGGCCGACGAAGTTCTTTCCCGGTTGCGCCGGTTCGTCGAGGTGGGATATCGGGAGGTCATCCTCACCGGGATCCATCTTGGCCAGTGGGGAAAAGACCTGACACCGACCCGGGACCTGGCCGGACTGCTCGATCGCATCGGGGATTCCGACTCGCCGCCCCGGGTGCGCCTCAGTTCCCTCGAACCCCTGGAGTGGAGTGCCGGTCTCCTGCGCAGGATTTCCACCGTCCCCTGGATTTGCCCTCACTTCCACATTCCATTGCAGAGTGGAGACGACGATGTTCTGGCCGCCATGCATCGCCCCTATACGGCACTACAATACGCGAACCTCATCCGGGAGCTCCGCATGTTGTTCCCCGAGGCCGCCCTGGGTGCCGATGTGATGGTGGGCTTCCCGGGAGAAACGCAACGCCGGTTCTTGAACACGCTCCACCTGGTTGAGGAGCTCCCCCTCACCTACCTGCACGTATTCCCCTTCTCACCCCGCCCGGGTACGCCCGCCGCGGACATGCCCGGCAGAATTCCGGGTGACGAGACGAAAAAGAGAGCCCGACTGCTGCAGGACATCGGCACAAGAAAGCGAAGGCAATTCAGCGAGCGGTTCCTCGGGCGAAGCGTGGAGGTACTCGTGGAATCGGCCGCGCCCCGTGCCGGCTGGCTGAGGGGTACCACCGCGAATTATTTGCAGGTTTTGTTCCCGGCAGGTCCACCCGTGCTTCCCGGCTCCATTGTCCGGGTGCAGGTCGTTCGATCCGGGGACCGCGAACTGATCGCCGCGGCTCCGGCAGGCGGGTGA
- a CDS encoding MmgE/PrpD family protein — protein sequence MGKSPLLSLKLAEFVEGLHYEDLPRETIRMARLAFLDWLGSALRGSREQPALMVLSVLSAQGGTPQATLLSSKERTSALSASLGNGVASHIMELDDVHRASIVHIGASVIPAALAAAEMLHADGRRLIEAIVTGYETAARVGEAVTPAHYYFFHNTGTCGTFGACAAAGKLLGLDRRQMVWALGNAGTQAAGLWEFLVDGAMSKHLHPGKAAQNGLLAALLAGEGFTGASAILEGDRGFCRAMASEFNLARITDGLGKPPYKVEENSFKIHSSCRHTHPAIDVTIDLAARHAIDPSLVSGIVVRTYRTAVQITDNPAPGTIYAAKFSLPFCVALALVRGSCGIEDFSEANLHDAQIRDLMGRVRLVVDDDLDAAHPAKWAVAVEITTRTRETYSGRTDFPRGDPENPADEAELIAKFRRMAISSRDGQTVDRLLESVMNLENVEDCARLPL from the coding sequence ATGGGCAAATCACCCCTGCTGAGTCTGAAACTGGCCGAATTTGTGGAGGGGTTGCATTATGAGGATCTGCCTCGGGAAACGATCCGCATGGCGCGGCTGGCTTTTCTGGACTGGCTGGGATCGGCCCTGCGCGGCAGCCGCGAACAACCCGCTTTGATGGTCCTGTCCGTGTTGAGTGCCCAGGGGGGCACCCCTCAGGCGACTCTGCTTTCCTCGAAGGAAAGAACCTCCGCGCTCAGTGCCTCCCTGGGCAATGGTGTTGCTTCGCACATCATGGAGCTCGACGACGTCCATCGCGCCTCCATCGTCCACATTGGGGCATCCGTCATTCCCGCGGCCCTGGCGGCGGCCGAGATGCTCCACGCCGATGGCAGGCGGCTGATCGAAGCCATTGTGACGGGGTACGAAACGGCGGCCCGGGTCGGTGAAGCCGTTACCCCCGCCCATTACTATTTCTTCCACAACACCGGCACCTGCGGCACTTTCGGCGCGTGCGCCGCGGCCGGCAAGCTTCTCGGACTCGACCGTCGGCAGATGGTCTGGGCGCTCGGCAACGCGGGAACCCAGGCCGCGGGACTCTGGGAATTCCTCGTCGACGGGGCCATGTCCAAACACCTGCACCCGGGAAAGGCCGCGCAGAATGGACTGCTTGCGGCACTGCTCGCCGGGGAGGGGTTCACCGGAGCCTCCGCCATCCTCGAGGGCGACAGAGGATTCTGCCGGGCCATGGCTTCAGAATTCAACCTCGCCCGCATCACTGACGGTCTCGGCAAGCCGCCATACAAGGTCGAAGAGAATTCCTTCAAGATTCATTCGTCCTGCCGGCACACCCATCCCGCCATCGACGTGACGATCGATCTGGCGGCGCGTCACGCCATCGATCCTTCCCTGGTGTCGGGAATCGTCGTTCGCACCTATCGCACCGCCGTACAGATAACGGATAACCCCGCTCCCGGGACGATCTATGCCGCCAAGTTCAGTCTCCCCTTCTGCGTGGCGCTGGCTCTGGTCCGCGGCTCGTGCGGGATCGAAGATTTCAGCGAAGCCAACCTCCACGATGCGCAGATTCGCGACCTCATGGGTCGGGTACGGCTCGTCGTGGATGATGACCTGGACGCAGCCCATCCGGCAAAATGGGCGGTGGCCGTTGAGATCACCACCCGAACGCGGGAAACGTACTCCGGTCGAACCGATTTTCCCCGCGGAGACCCCGAGAATCCGGCGGATGAGGCGGAGTTGATCGCCAAGTTCCGGCGCATGGCCATCTCCTCCCGGGACGGGCAGACCGTGGACCGCCTGCTTGAAAGCGTCATGAATCTCGAAAACGTCGAGGATTGCGCGCGACTTCCGCTTTAG
- a CDS encoding ABC transporter ATP-binding protein, translating into MLLIEDLQVELAGQVILKHIDLEIKWGETHVLFGPNGSGKTSLLMTIMGYPQYKVIGGRILFKGVDITYMPINERARLGIGMSYQRPPTIHGLRIRDIVGICARREVPVEDLARRVDFEEFLDRDVNAGFSGGEIKRSELLQLLAQNPDLMLFDEPESGVDLENIALVGNTIAELLQKELEPTLLKSRLRMMRERTKMGLIITHTGYILDYVEVDKGQVLYDGVLSCSTNPREILRCIGEMGYEECVRCTIDRN; encoded by the coding sequence ATGTTGCTCATCGAGGACCTGCAGGTTGAACTTGCAGGCCAGGTCATACTCAAGCACATCGACTTGGAAATCAAATGGGGAGAGACGCACGTGCTCTTCGGCCCGAACGGTTCGGGCAAGACGTCCCTGCTGATGACCATTATGGGCTATCCGCAGTACAAGGTGATCGGCGGCAGGATCCTGTTCAAGGGCGTGGACATTACGTATATGCCCATCAACGAACGGGCCCGGCTGGGCATCGGGATGTCCTACCAGCGACCGCCGACGATTCACGGCCTGAGGATTCGCGACATCGTCGGTATTTGCGCGCGCCGTGAAGTCCCCGTGGAAGACCTGGCCCGGAGGGTGGATTTCGAGGAGTTCCTGGACCGGGACGTGAATGCGGGGTTTTCCGGCGGAGAGATCAAACGCTCCGAGTTGCTCCAACTGCTGGCGCAGAATCCCGACCTGATGCTCTTCGATGAACCCGAATCCGGCGTGGACCTCGAAAACATCGCCCTTGTGGGAAACACCATTGCGGAGCTGCTCCAGAAAGAACTCGAGCCAACCCTGCTCAAGTCGCGCCTGAGGATGATGCGTGAACGCACGAAGATGGGACTGATCATCACTCATACCGGTTACATCCTCGACTACGTCGAGGTGGACAAGGGACAGGTTCTTTACGACGGGGTCCTGAGCTGTTCGACCAACCCCCGCGAAATTCTCAGATGCATCGGCGAAATGGGTTACGAGGAATGTGTGCGATGTACGATCGACAGGAACTGA
- a CDS encoding M24 family metallopeptidase yields the protein MSESMFDVRLERFRKLCGEEGLDAFLVANPENRYYLSGYEADDMHLTESSGFLLITPDRRYLLTDPRYEEAARKEAPGFAVRIYTQGLSQVLAELLPEIRPERLGAESSYLTWSRYKDVEEQLRKANPSAVVLGFEGLVERLRVIKEPMEIEWIKASLRLTEDALVAVWNELAPGRKEKDIAWRIERYIREGGGEAVSFPPIVAAGPNGALPHAVPGERRIAKGDSLILDLGSKLRHYCSDMTRTWIAGNPEPKLAEIYRVVREAQLAAQDQLRAGIDSVEVDRVARDLIAKAGYGEYFGHGLGHGVGLAVHEGPSLRRFHGTILEENMVVTVEPGIYLPGYGGVRLENMVRITATGCEVLNTRDLFLEQAG from the coding sequence ATGAGCGAAAGCATGTTCGATGTGAGATTGGAACGGTTCCGGAAGCTGTGCGGAGAGGAAGGTCTGGACGCCTTTCTCGTCGCCAACCCGGAAAATCGCTACTACCTGAGCGGATACGAGGCGGATGACATGCATCTGACCGAAAGCTCGGGCTTCCTTCTGATTACCCCTGACCGCCGATACCTGCTGACCGATCCACGATACGAGGAGGCGGCCAGGAAAGAAGCACCGGGTTTTGCGGTGCGGATATACACACAGGGACTCTCCCAGGTGCTTGCGGAGCTTCTTCCCGAAATTCGCCCGGAGCGCCTCGGAGCGGAAAGCTCGTACCTGACCTGGAGCAGGTACAAGGATGTCGAGGAACAGCTCCGCAAGGCCAATCCTTCGGCCGTCGTCCTGGGTTTCGAGGGATTGGTCGAACGGCTGCGGGTGATCAAGGAGCCCATGGAAATCGAGTGGATCAAGGCATCCCTGCGCCTGACGGAGGACGCTTTGGTGGCGGTGTGGAACGAATTGGCGCCGGGGCGCAAGGAAAAGGACATCGCCTGGCGTATCGAGCGTTACATCCGTGAAGGGGGAGGAGAGGCTGTTTCATTTCCGCCCATTGTAGCGGCAGGTCCGAATGGAGCTCTTCCCCATGCCGTTCCCGGCGAACGCAGAATCGCAAAGGGGGACTCGCTCATCCTCGATCTCGGATCGAAACTCCGCCACTACTGTTCCGATATGACCAGAACCTGGATCGCAGGCAACCCCGAACCGAAGCTGGCGGAGATCTACCGGGTCGTCCGGGAGGCGCAGTTGGCCGCGCAGGACCAACTGCGGGCAGGAATCGATTCGGTGGAAGTGGACCGGGTGGCGCGCGACCTGATCGCGAAGGCCGGATACGGCGAATACTTCGGCCACGGGCTCGGCCACGGGGTGGGCCTTGCAGTCCATGAGGGGCCGAGTTTGCGGAGATTCCACGGGACAATACTCGAAGAAAACATGGTGGTCACCGTTGAGCCCGGGATCTATCTCCCCGGCTATGGGGGCGTCAGGCTGGAAAACATGGTGCGTATCACCGCCACCGGCTGTGAAGTCCTTAACACCCGGGATCTCTTCCTCGAGCAGGCCGGGTGA
- a CDS encoding DUF6178 family protein, whose protein sequence is MAQVLDLEEKRLGKLSPRDLAGELMKVPAKKRLELILQRSDAASVVAAMEVRDYYFSVMEIGPDDALPLLAMANVEQLIHLFDLEWWEADRVKVSRAIEWLERIEKANERNLLEWLYKVDFELLVILFKKWIRVQLMPDDTDPVEAREQLPRNTIDDVYFWEALYPQYEDLINRMLSLLFEAHPGFYRELMNAAIWALDPEMEEDAYRFHRGRMEDQAIPDFYDALEVYRSIGLREIKADKQPFESPSEEFRPPAFALALIPEGDLLDRALQEVRRKSSLDLVQMELASLANKVIVADRLPPEEPEMLRRAVEKTVACVNLGLELLSDGDLAVAVGAVENIHLEQLFRLAQTEIGNLRNRLLELLRGGWLSRWPEGIRCLDREWLERAELLIRRTPKLLRPASTAGARSGEDFFRRESDLLEAGRFIESVSRIGRLYAALMPDPDLLDRKLWRGGQIGSLAEVTLGSMILTSASRAVLDGQWRLDLIPLERWPVLFGLARPETLRKVIVQWAQTVLPDNDLQGGVLEYLDSVLVAFREDMSGFTSSDPPDPRNVPLLLFTQG, encoded by the coding sequence ATGGCTCAGGTTCTGGATCTTGAAGAAAAACGACTGGGAAAGCTGTCCCCGCGGGACCTTGCCGGGGAGCTGATGAAGGTTCCGGCCAAAAAGAGGCTGGAGCTGATCCTGCAACGCAGCGATGCGGCTTCCGTGGTGGCCGCAATGGAAGTGCGGGATTACTATTTTTCGGTCATGGAGATCGGCCCCGACGATGCACTGCCGCTTCTGGCCATGGCCAATGTCGAACAACTGATCCATCTGTTCGATCTCGAATGGTGGGAGGCGGACCGGGTCAAGGTCTCCAGAGCCATCGAGTGGCTGGAACGCATCGAGAAGGCCAATGAACGCAATCTCCTGGAATGGCTTTACAAAGTCGATTTTGAGCTGTTGGTGATCCTTTTCAAGAAATGGATCCGGGTGCAGTTGATGCCCGACGACACGGATCCCGTCGAAGCAAGAGAGCAACTCCCGCGCAACACCATCGATGACGTGTATTTCTGGGAAGCGCTCTACCCGCAGTACGAAGATCTGATCAACCGTATGCTGAGTCTCCTTTTCGAAGCGCATCCCGGCTTTTACCGGGAGCTCATGAACGCCGCGATCTGGGCTTTGGACCCGGAAATGGAAGAGGACGCCTACCGGTTTCACCGCGGCCGGATGGAAGACCAGGCCATCCCCGACTTCTACGATGCGTTGGAGGTCTACCGCAGCATTGGCCTGCGGGAAATAAAAGCGGACAAGCAGCCTTTCGAATCGCCTTCTGAAGAATTCCGCCCGCCGGCTTTCGCTCTGGCCCTGATTCCCGAGGGTGACCTGCTGGATCGCGCGCTTCAGGAAGTGCGTCGGAAGTCGTCGCTCGATCTGGTTCAGATGGAGCTGGCATCGCTGGCCAACAAAGTGATCGTCGCCGACCGGCTCCCGCCCGAAGAACCTGAAATGCTGCGGCGGGCGGTGGAAAAGACGGTGGCCTGCGTCAACCTGGGTCTCGAGCTTCTGAGCGACGGAGACCTTGCCGTTGCCGTCGGCGCGGTCGAAAACATTCATCTCGAGCAGTTGTTTCGTCTGGCCCAGACGGAGATCGGCAACCTGCGGAACCGCCTCCTGGAGTTGCTCCGGGGCGGATGGTTGTCCCGGTGGCCGGAGGGGATCAGGTGCCTGGATCGGGAATGGCTGGAACGGGCCGAACTGCTGATTCGCAGGACACCGAAGCTGTTGAGACCGGCCTCAACGGCGGGAGCCCGGAGCGGTGAGGACTTTTTCCGTCGCGAAAGCGACCTGTTGGAGGCGGGCCGTTTTATTGAAAGCGTTTCCCGGATCGGGCGGCTGTACGCCGCACTGATGCCCGATCCCGACCTGCTGGATCGCAAACTTTGGCGCGGCGGTCAGATAGGAAGCCTTGCCGAAGTGACTCTCGGATCGATGATCCTGACGTCGGCCTCACGCGCCGTTCTCGATGGCCAGTGGAGGCTCGACCTCATCCCCTTGGAACGATGGCCGGTTCTGTTCGGCCTCGCTCGGCCGGAGACCCTCCGGAAGGTGATTGTCCAATGGGCGCAAACGGTTCTTCCGGACAATGACCTCCAGGGAGGCGTCCTCGAATACCTCGACTCGGTCCTCGTCGCCTTCCGGGAAGACATGTCGGGCTTCACCTCTTCCGATCCTCCCGATCCTCGGAACGTGCCGCTGCTTCTCTTCACGCAGGGATAG
- a CDS encoding CBS domain-containing protein, which produces MKDLKAGSVMTKPVVFARKDTTARDITVQLLNGLYSGMPITDEEDQVIGIVTELDLLEAASEGRDLGELTAEEVMTKDPFTTDIDTPISEVINLMREYNIIRLPVTEQGALVGIVSRCDILRKIIDPAQYVL; this is translated from the coding sequence ATGAAGGATCTCAAAGCCGGAAGCGTGATGACCAAGCCGGTCGTATTTGCGAGAAAAGACACCACGGCAAGGGACATAACCGTCCAACTCCTCAATGGTCTTTACAGTGGAATGCCCATCACGGACGAGGAAGACCAGGTTATCGGCATCGTGACGGAGCTCGACCTGCTGGAAGCCGCGAGCGAAGGCAGGGACCTCGGTGAGCTCACGGCGGAGGAGGTGATGACCAAAGACCCCTTCACCACTGACATCGACACCCCCATCAGCGAAGTGATCAACCTGATGCGGGAATACAACATCATCCGTCTGCCCGTCACCGAGCAGGGTGCTCTGGTGGGAATCGTCTCCCGGTGCGACATCCTCCGAAAGATCATCGATCCGGCTCAGTACGTTTTGTAA
- a CDS encoding SufB/SufD family protein — translation MYDRQELKERAAKAANKKAAIGPDVDLGEFRRTPVEHHYLSDRDLRNVPAEDRERLIMSGVDVDENERIATYFQKDTSVVHCKSRQKDIQVIPIRQALKECDWIRDYYWKLVSVDADKYTASAEMELHDGYVIRSLPGAKSEYPVQACLYLDKEGIQQNVHNIVIAEEDSELHIITGCSTSPHLTKGLHVGVSEFYVKKNAKLSFTMIHNWAEDLVVRPRSVSRIEEGGLFLNNYICMKPVRSLQMYPTTFLTGEGAVARYYSIIVGSPNSEYDVGGRIVLQKPGTRAEIVARSISNGGRIISRGHLIGEVPDIRAHLECKGLILKGGMIYAVPELEGHVDGVEMSHEAAVGKIAQEEINYLMSRGLDEEEATSTIVRGFLNVDIPELPSQLRAEIDRAIEMSGKDVM, via the coding sequence ATGTACGATCGACAGGAACTGAAGGAACGCGCCGCCAAGGCGGCGAACAAGAAAGCCGCGATCGGCCCGGATGTCGATCTCGGCGAATTCCGGAGGACCCCGGTGGAGCACCATTATTTGTCGGACCGGGACCTGCGGAATGTGCCCGCGGAAGATCGGGAGCGGCTGATCATGTCGGGGGTGGACGTCGACGAAAACGAACGGATCGCGACCTATTTTCAAAAAGACACTTCGGTCGTGCACTGCAAGAGCCGGCAGAAGGATATCCAGGTCATCCCCATCCGGCAGGCACTCAAGGAATGCGACTGGATCCGGGATTACTATTGGAAGCTCGTCTCCGTGGATGCGGACAAATACACCGCCTCCGCCGAGATGGAGCTGCACGACGGGTATGTGATCCGGTCTCTGCCCGGAGCAAAGTCCGAGTATCCCGTGCAGGCCTGCCTTTATCTCGACAAGGAGGGAATTCAGCAGAACGTGCACAATATCGTCATTGCGGAGGAGGATTCGGAGCTGCATATCATCACCGGTTGCTCCACGTCGCCGCATTTGACGAAGGGGCTGCATGTGGGGGTGTCCGAGTTTTACGTCAAGAAGAACGCCAAATTGAGCTTCACCATGATCCACAATTGGGCGGAAGACCTGGTCGTGCGGCCCAGGTCCGTGAGCCGGATCGAGGAAGGGGGCCTTTTTCTCAACAATTACATTTGCATGAAACCCGTGCGCTCGCTCCAGATGTATCCCACGACCTTTCTGACCGGAGAAGGCGCGGTCGCCCGCTACTACAGCATCATTGTGGGAAGCCCGAATTCGGAGTATGATGTGGGAGGTCGTATTGTGCTCCAGAAGCCGGGCACCCGGGCCGAGATCGTCGCAAGGTCCATCAGCAACGGAGGCAGAATCATCTCGAGAGGACACCTCATCGGCGAGGTGCCGGACATACGGGCGCATCTTGAATGCAAAGGATTAATATTAAAGGGTGGAATGATTTATGCCGTACCTGAACTAGAAGGCCACGTGGACGGGGTTGAAATGTCCCATGAAGCCGCTGTCGGGAAAATTGCCCAGGAGGAGATCAATTACCTGATGTCCAGAGGTCTCGACGAGGAAGAAGCGACTTCCACCATCGTGCGCGGCTTCCTCAACGTCGATATCCCGGAGCTGCCGTCTCAACTCAGGGCCGAGATCGACCGGGCGATCGAGATGAGCGGAAAAGACGTGATGTGA